A single genomic interval of uncultured Campylobacter sp. harbors:
- the recR gene encoding recombination mediator RecR has translation MSGGDRFEELVASFEKLPGVGKKSALRFAYYVSVQNSFLGLNLAHNIEEAVRGLHRCRICGAVCEGEICEYCADDERESDKICIVENPKDIFILESNKIYNGRYFVLDAADEDKIAALREMVSRNGASELIFALTPGINSDGIMLYVEDKLADLSLKFTKLAQGVPTGVSLDNVDMLSLIKAINGRTDI, from the coding sequence ATGAGCGGCGGAGACAGGTTCGAAGAGCTCGTAGCAAGCTTTGAAAAGCTTCCGGGCGTGGGCAAAAAATCCGCCCTGCGCTTTGCGTACTACGTAAGCGTGCAAAACTCCTTTTTGGGGCTAAATTTAGCGCACAATATCGAAGAGGCGGTGCGCGGACTGCATAGATGCCGCATCTGCGGTGCGGTATGCGAGGGCGAGATCTGCGAATACTGCGCCGACGATGAGCGCGAAAGCGATAAAATTTGCATCGTCGAAAACCCAAAAGATATCTTTATTTTAGAGAGCAATAAAATTTACAACGGTCGCTACTTCGTGCTAGACGCCGCCGACGAAGATAAAATCGCGGCGCTACGCGAGATGGTGAGCCGAAACGGCGCGAGCGAGCTGATTTTCGCGCTGACGCCCGGCATCAACTCCGACGGGATCATGCTTTACGTCGAGGACAAGCTCGCGGATCTAAGCTTGAAATTTACCAAGCTCGCTCAGGGCGTGCCTACGGGCGTTAGCTTAGACAACGTCGATATGCTCTCGCTAATAAAGGCGATCAACGGGCGCACCGATATTTAA